The Xiphophorus hellerii strain 12219 chromosome 7, Xiphophorus_hellerii-4.1, whole genome shotgun sequence nucleotide sequence tataGTTAAATTTATCAAGACAAGTGTTCTTTAAATAATTGACCAGTGTAAAAGGGTGTGAAtagacaaatgaaaaaaaacaactaaataaattaatgtcCATTTGTCTTTTAACATGTAACTACAAATGTTCTGTATGCacttaaaatctcaaaataaaaatgactaaacatGGTTTTTGTTGCCTAATTCTATAGGACTTTTGCTGAAAAAGACTTCATACTGAACTACAGTAACAACAACTGTAAGTTGAAGATATAATGtctctacatttttttaaaagcttccaTCTCAAATAACCCAATTTAAGtgctaattatatttttttttaaatgacaagaCATTTCCCCGTTTTAGACACGTTAATTAATTGCTCTTATTTTAAAGGTCCCAACCGGAAACTCTACCATGTTACGCTTAGCTAGACTCGCAGCTAGCGTGCCTCGGCTGCATGCACATCCCACCAACAGCAGGCACAGCATGGCATACAGTGCGAAGATAGGTCCGTCCATCCTGAGCAGCGACCTGTCCTGTTTGGGCAGCGAGTGTGTCCGGATGATGGAGTGCGGGGCGGACTATCTGCACCTGGACGTCATGGACGGGTCAGTTTGTCCCTGGCTGCATTAGCCAGCCTGCTAACGGCTAACAGGCTCAACTCAAACTCTGAGAGCACAAGTTGGCTAATATCAGGAAGCTAAGTTAGAATAACAAATGTTAAGTCCTGAAAACcaagttttcattatttaaccTAAAGCATTTAGATTAtcttgttgatttttaaaaaaagttttaaatcttcTATACTGACTTAAGGAGTTAAATTTCCCTTTACAGGAACTGCTTAACTTTACACCATTGGGCGATTACTCAACAAGCTGTTATTGCTTACCTTTAAAGGCACTTTGTCCCCAACATCACATTCGGCCACCCCATGGTGGAGTGTCTGAGGAAAACTGTAGGCCAGGATCCTTTTTTCGGTGAGTAAGGATTCATCCCAAAACATGCGACAGCACATGCTCTAACTTATGAGCTGAATTAAGGTCTGCTATGACCTCTTTGCTCATTATTCTATTGACGTTTGCAGACATGCACATGATGGTGTCCCGGCCGGAGCAATGGGTGAAGCCCATGGCTGCAGCTGGAGCCAGCCAGTACACCTTCCATGTGGAGGCCACCACCAACCCTGGAAACCTCATCAAGGAGATAAGGGAGAGCGGCATGAAAGTGAGTATGATAGTAAAAAACAGACTGAATTATCAAGTGGATTATATCCTCCGTTGTggtttgtaacattttattgtcattaactgctcacattttctttaaactagtttcattaaaatcaatgatacaattcaaaaacaaaactttacactcgtatccaccttattcctatCCCCCATGAGGCTTTGCGTGATTCATGGGCGCGACTTCCGCCTAAAAGCgatttgtttacatgttagaAAACGGCTTTCCACAGAGGTTTTAGGTTATAAAATATGTGGGAATACCAGCTATCACAGCTTAAATGTGGCAATATTGTTTTACCGCTACCTACAGCTATTGTGAAGAGGGATGGTGACTTGAAGAAATGGCCGCAAATAACCCACACTACCATATTTAGCTACTTCACTGACTCAGTTGCTTCGGATGCAGATGCGGGTTTTCTTCCTTGGCTTTTTATCCACACAATGAAATGAGCACACATAAAGAAGCTCTCTGATGGCAGACGACATGTCCGTAAACAAGTTCTACTAAATATTGTATTATAACTGAAAAGagagatgtaacttctatcatgaataAAGACTATcaaaaaacccaataaattaCAGTGAAATACTGCTACTTCCGGTGGGCGCCGGAAGTAAGACCCATAATCGTTTCCCCAGTAAGCCTCtcaggaataaggtggataggCATGTCATAGTTCATCAGACTTTTTTCAGTgtatcaaattttatttttttccatggtTATTGCTTGTTATAAGTCAAATTCCtccttcaaaaaaacaaacagaaaaacaaaacatttgacctCCATGTGACAAGACTTTAGATTTCTGGAGAATTTGGCCATACTAAAACACACAGATGACATTGCTGAAGAGGACTAGTGTCAACAGAAATGGAAAGATGTGACtaaaaaatttctgaagaaattccAAGCGAGGCCTACCGAAGTGTGCCTGTCGGATggaacccagcgttctgatgctctaaattagcattgatgctaaagtaagctacaatgtactcaatagcatgtggagtcacatggacttactccataaagtttgttaaaattagTGTTTAAGCTAAacttagccaaaatgctaatattagcctaaatgctaaattttgcaaaagtaaaaatctgatgttCTTACTTTGTGGTAAATTACTTTCTGGTAACCAGGTGTCACTTGGCTACCAGAAAATgcgctcatctcttagcaacagttGAACagcaaatattgttattgttcaaaaaacaaaagatttcttcttctcttttgaaatatttacctTATACTTCTTAACAGGAATTGTGCCGTTggtgaatttttcagaaaagtgaaaatgtttttttgtcattggtggtaaatatattataaatcaTATATACTTGTTTGTAGTAAGTGTTCCACCAACGTGGCATCTCTGTAGTTCTAACTGGAATCTCTGCCCTCCTCTGTAGGAACTGAGGTTCTGTTTACATGACAATGATCCAACGAAAATGGAATTTTTGTTCCGTTTCTGttattacatttacatgaagacGTTCTAATTACAATCTTTGT carries:
- the rpe gene encoding ribulose-phosphate 3-epimerase isoform X1, whose protein sequence is MLRLARLAASVPRLHAHPTNSRHSMAYSAKIGPSILSSDLSCLGSECVRMMECGADYLHLDVMDGHFVPNITFGHPMVECLRKTVGQDPFFDMHMMVSRPEQWVKPMAAAGASQYTFHVEATTNPGNLIKEIRESGMKVGLAIKPGTTVEELAPWANQVDMALVMTVEPGFGGQKFMEDMMPKVSWLRSQFPSLDIEVDGGVGPDTIHKCAEAGANMIVSGSAVIGSDDPRSVIALLRTAVAEAIQKRSLDR